Proteins from one Cellulosilyticum lentocellum DSM 5427 genomic window:
- a CDS encoding DnaJ domain-containing protein yields the protein MIKWDNRFYRRRVLGDTMFIVDFLMELLGLGMSLFLWLIKFALAGLVGAIAYFKGRNSWIWAGLTLILPWPFPIFILIGICYMPKKYPKLPKEIRDEPAFKDKNPVIASMMALSAMIAKSDGSVTKDEIHFIKQFIAGHFGMSASELNSYAEAFDYGKDHPEHYQIFTQVVKTYYGHRRDIILALAYLFIGIAMQGGDTNTAKENMTRQILLDLGISAYEYQAIRAAFTGESYGYQGGGNPSMQSREDLVKKYSEVLGVSPDASLSEIKKAYRKLVKEYHPDKLASGSVPEDYIAFANQKIRDINEAYEYLEKVKS from the coding sequence ATGATAAAATGGGACAATAGATTTTATAGAAGAAGGGTGTTAGGTGACACGATGTTTATAGTTGATTTTTTGATGGAGCTTTTGGGTCTTGGAATGAGCCTTTTCTTATGGCTGATTAAGTTTGCTTTAGCAGGCTTAGTAGGTGCCATTGCTTATTTTAAAGGGAGAAACAGTTGGATATGGGCAGGATTAACGTTAATTTTACCTTGGCCATTTCCAATTTTTATACTGATAGGTATTTGCTATATGCCTAAAAAATATCCTAAATTGCCAAAGGAAATCAGGGATGAACCAGCTTTTAAAGATAAAAATCCTGTCATTGCTTCAATGATGGCTTTATCAGCTATGATTGCTAAGTCAGATGGTAGTGTAACAAAAGATGAAATTCATTTTATAAAGCAGTTTATAGCAGGGCATTTTGGAATGAGTGCATCAGAGCTCAATAGCTATGCTGAAGCTTTTGATTATGGTAAAGATCATCCTGAGCATTATCAAATTTTTACCCAAGTGGTCAAGACTTATTATGGTCATCGCCGAGATATTATTTTAGCATTAGCCTATCTATTCATAGGTATTGCTATGCAAGGTGGAGATACCAATACTGCTAAAGAAAATATGACAAGACAAATTTTATTAGACCTAGGTATTTCAGCTTATGAATACCAAGCTATTAGAGCAGCCTTTACTGGAGAAAGCTATGGCTACCAAGGTGGAGGCAATCCAAGTATGCAAAGCAGAGAAGATTTGGTGAAAAAATATTCTGAAGTATTAGGTGTTAGTCCTGATGCAAGTCTATCAGAAATCAAGAAAGCTTATAGAAAGCTTGTTAAAGAATATCATCCAGATAAATTAGCTTCTGGTAGCGTTCCAGAAGATTATATTGCTTTTGCTAATCAAAAAATTCGCGATATCAATGAGGCTTATGAATATTTAGAAAAAGTTAAGAGTTAA
- a CDS encoding ERF family protein, with amino-acid sequence MRKSDSIKQIGSALAKFNGEITSIAKDAENPQFKSEYVTLDALIEATRPILQANGLSILQFPLTREDGQIGVQTVLLHDSGEFIESEPLYMLPTRIARGGGYEIAKDPQAAGSVISYLRRYSYQAILNLNTGEDDDANKATKGQEKEPVRGIAIKEEISMSPEAAGAVVIPFGNKHRGETLKQVYKTDKSYFDWLSEKSKDPMIKKACDIIVEAVKSNQIENSK; translated from the coding sequence ATGAGAAAGAGTGATAGTATTAAACAAATTGGTAGTGCTTTAGCTAAGTTTAATGGTGAAATTACTAGCATTGCCAAGGATGCAGAAAATCCACAATTTAAAAGTGAATATGTGACCTTAGATGCTTTAATCGAAGCTACAAGGCCTATTTTACAAGCCAATGGCTTATCCATTTTGCAATTCCCTTTAACTAGGGAGGATGGTCAAATAGGTGTTCAAACGGTGCTACTTCATGATAGTGGTGAATTTATTGAGAGTGAACCACTTTATATGTTACCTACGAGGATAGCTAGAGGGGGAGGCTATGAAATTGCCAAAGACCCTCAAGCAGCGGGAAGTGTTATTAGCTACTTAAGAAGATATTCTTATCAGGCGATTTTAAACTTAAATACAGGGGAAGATGATGATGCCAATAAAGCAACAAAAGGGCAAGAAAAAGAACCTGTGAGAGGCATAGCCATTAAAGAAGAAATCAGTATGTCACCAGAAGCAGCAGGAGCAGTAGTTATTCCCTTTGGCAATAAACATCGAGGAGAAACTTTAAAACAAGTTTATAAAACAGATAAAAGTTATTTTGATTGGTTAAGTGAGAAATCAAAGGATCCTATGATTAAAAAAGCCTGCGATATTATTGTAGAGGCAGTTAAAAGCAATCAAATTGAAAATAGCAAATAA
- the dapA gene encoding 4-hydroxy-tetrahydrodipicolinate synthase, translating to MKKPIFTGSGVAIITPFNEQGVDFDKFKELIEWHIAEGTDAIIVCGTTGESATLPMDEHKALIKCCVEQVNGRIPVIAGAGSNDTRHAIGTSQYAEEVGADALLSVVPYYNKTTQKGLYEHFKAIASSTNLPIILYNVPGRTVLDMAPTTVKALSEIENIVGIKECNFAHVGEIRKLCGPDFAIYSGEDANVLPLLAMGGLGVISVMANIIPRDTHDIVAKFMAGDIEGSRELQLGVLDLVHALFIEASPSPVKEAMNMMGMGVGNCRLPLVPMDPVNKEFLSRTLKAYGLI from the coding sequence ATGAAAAAACCTATTTTTACTGGATCCGGTGTAGCCATTATTACGCCTTTTAATGAACAAGGTGTAGATTTTGATAAATTCAAAGAACTCATTGAATGGCATATTGCTGAAGGTACAGACGCCATTATTGTTTGTGGTACTACTGGTGAATCTGCTACTTTACCTATGGATGAACACAAGGCCCTTATTAAATGTTGCGTAGAGCAAGTAAACGGACGTATTCCTGTTATTGCCGGTGCTGGTAGCAACGATACACGTCATGCCATTGGCACTAGTCAATATGCAGAAGAAGTCGGTGCTGATGCTCTTTTATCTGTGGTACCTTATTATAATAAGACCACACAAAAAGGACTTTATGAACATTTTAAGGCTATTGCAAGCAGTACTAACCTCCCTATTATTCTTTATAATGTACCGGGACGTACAGTGTTAGATATGGCACCAACTACTGTTAAAGCACTTTCAGAAATCGAAAACATCGTAGGTATTAAAGAGTGTAATTTCGCTCATGTTGGCGAGATTCGTAAGCTTTGTGGCCCTGATTTTGCCATCTACTCAGGAGAAGATGCTAATGTTCTCCCTCTATTAGCAATGGGAGGCTTAGGTGTTATCTCTGTTATGGCTAACATTATCCCTCGTGATACCCATGATATAGTAGCAAAATTTATGGCTGGCGATATTGAAGGTAGTCGTGAACTTCAACTTGGTGTATTAGACTTAGTTCATGCTCTCTTTATTGAAGCAAGTCCAAGTCCTGTTAAAGAAGCTATGAATATGATGGGTATGGGAGTCGGTAATTGCAGATTACCATTAGTACCTATGGATCCTGTTAATAAAGAATTTTTATCTCGTACCTTAAAAGCTTATGGTTTAATTTAG
- a CDS encoding HEAT repeat domain-containing protein, producing MTAVYYMGLILVLVAIGVYGYVHLSYKQGSSFYKRIKYLEDSIEKDLYAFKQTGRCTNKKIKQSSQKLKKREHKLALLTYLLDKVEENQDNVVWIRQSEIVAPFIRSSSNKEFNKLFKLQCIEKFGSFEDQVYIESLAYDDSLYIRISRLKALAAIGATEALLKGIKQLKIEEPTMDDKILIECLLNYRGENVAFTKEMILQLENQDKQLSPIMIAYFTLKEEAAVARLVEMYLVSNSSTIQLKCLCILYFEKVISKSAEDHLIAHLAHEHEAIRRLSAKALKYYQDSKSMLALKKAIDDPSYKVRESAAKSFYYRMNQKQSLIKEHQVTIQNLLEAVLIDEAQLKAYIMTEETRKSEEELERYRQFLLEQIS from the coding sequence ATGACAGCCGTTTATTATATGGGGCTTATACTTGTTTTGGTTGCGATAGGCGTATACGGATATGTACATTTGAGTTATAAGCAGGGTAGCAGCTTTTATAAGAGAATAAAATATTTAGAAGACTCAATAGAAAAAGATTTATATGCGTTTAAACAAACAGGTAGATGTACTAATAAAAAAATAAAGCAAAGCAGTCAAAAGCTAAAAAAAAGGGAGCATAAGCTTGCCTTGCTGACTTATTTATTGGATAAGGTAGAGGAAAACCAAGATAATGTTGTATGGATTCGACAAAGTGAGATTGTAGCTCCTTTTATAAGAAGTAGTTCCAATAAAGAATTTAATAAGCTTTTTAAATTACAGTGCATAGAAAAGTTTGGAAGCTTTGAAGACCAAGTTTATATAGAATCTTTAGCTTATGACGATTCTCTTTATATTCGTATCAGTCGTTTAAAAGCTTTAGCAGCTATAGGTGCTACTGAAGCTTTACTAAAAGGGATTAAACAATTAAAAATTGAAGAACCCACTATGGATGATAAGATTCTCATTGAATGTTTATTAAATTATAGAGGAGAAAACGTAGCATTTACTAAAGAAATGATATTACAGCTAGAAAATCAAGATAAGCAATTGTCCCCTATTATGATTGCTTATTTTACTTTAAAAGAAGAAGCAGCAGTGGCTAGGTTAGTAGAAATGTACCTAGTGAGTAATAGCAGTACTATCCAGCTTAAATGCTTATGCATTCTTTACTTTGAAAAAGTGATCTCTAAGTCTGCAGAAGATCATTTAATAGCTCATTTAGCTCATGAGCATGAAGCAATAAGAAGGTTAAGTGCTAAAGCTTTGAAATATTATCAAGATTCAAAAAGTATGTTAGCTTTGAAAAAAGCTATAGACGACCCTTCTTATAAAGTAAGAGAAAGTGCAGCTAAAAGCTTTTATTACAGGATGAATCAAAAGCAAAGCTTGATTAAAGAACACCAAGTCACCATTCAGAACTTATTAGAAGCGGTATTGATAGATGAAGCGCAATTAAAAGCTTATATCATGACGGAAGAAACGAGAAAATCTGAAGAAGAATTAGAGCGCTACCGTCAATTTTTATTAGAACAAATAAGTTAG
- a CDS encoding LysR family transcriptional regulator, with product MLEELKTFIAVVEEKSFTKAAEKVNLSQPSVSVHIKHLESYFNTLLITRSMKPKKIMITESGHLLYKRSKQLLSLLDTTKEELHHINSSFKGHLKIGATSTIGEYLLPSFLADFCNHYQDINIEVSIGNTAEITSKMKTLQLDVALVEGVLSIPSFKQKCFFEDQLVLIAPSSYLFNEELLASHLLHKQRWLTREHGSGLREALDAFLVAHQIIPKSKLVLSSNYAIKEAVKNGLGIAMIPKSMIKQLGSLTTIQVLQLNTSYKIAFSSLLPKDLPTSPITDLFLESFVQYINTEYKHIIRNS from the coding sequence ATGCTAGAGGAACTCAAAACTTTTATTGCTGTCGTAGAAGAAAAGAGTTTTACTAAAGCTGCAGAGAAGGTTAATTTATCTCAGCCTAGTGTGAGTGTACATATTAAGCATTTAGAATCTTATTTTAATACACTCCTTATTACGCGTTCTATGAAGCCTAAAAAGATTATGATTACTGAAAGCGGGCATTTGCTTTATAAGAGAAGTAAGCAGCTTCTGTCATTACTTGATACTACCAAAGAAGAACTCCATCATATTAATAGTTCTTTTAAGGGCCATCTTAAAATTGGTGCTACTTCTACCATTGGTGAATATCTGCTTCCTTCTTTTTTAGCGGATTTTTGTAACCACTATCAAGATATTAACATCGAAGTATCTATTGGTAATACAGCTGAGATTACTAGTAAGATGAAAACTTTGCAACTTGATGTAGCCTTAGTAGAAGGTGTGCTTTCCATTCCTTCCTTTAAACAAAAATGCTTTTTTGAAGACCAGCTCGTTCTTATTGCTCCTAGCAGCTATCTCTTTAATGAAGAATTATTAGCTTCTCATCTTCTCCATAAACAGCGCTGGTTGACAAGAGAGCATGGTTCTGGTCTTAGGGAAGCTTTAGATGCTTTTTTAGTGGCTCATCAAATCATTCCTAAAAGTAAATTGGTTTTAAGTAGTAATTATGCCATTAAGGAAGCCGTGAAAAATGGGTTAGGAATTGCTATGATTCCAAAATCTATGATTAAACAGCTTGGCTCCTTAACTACTATTCAGGTACTTCAGCTTAATACTTCCTATAAAATTGCATTTTCTTCCCTACTTCCAAAAGATTTACCTACTTCTCCTATTACAGATTTATTTTTAGAAAGCTTCGTACAATATATTAATACAGAATACAAACACATTATAAGGAATTCATAA
- a CDS encoding HAD family hydrolase: MRPELVIFDMDGLMFDTERVYYEAWEQAAKFYGYEFNWDIYIQLVARNSRTIGMILRKIYGEDFPYEEASQKKRELADQILEKQGITKKAGLMELLDFLEAEGISKAVATSSTREKALAYLSLGGVKERFDHIVCGSDVVESKPNPEIFQVAAQALQKIPEKCMVLEDSKMGIKAAKAAGMYGVLIPDLVKADDEMREDASFILSSLHEVIDLIKSEKQVVK, translated from the coding sequence GTGAGACCAGAGCTTGTCATTTTTGATATGGATGGATTGATGTTTGATACAGAACGTGTTTACTATGAAGCATGGGAGCAGGCAGCTAAGTTTTATGGTTATGAATTTAATTGGGATATTTATATTCAGTTAGTAGCTAGAAATAGTAGAACCATTGGCATGATCTTAAGAAAGATTTATGGAGAAGATTTTCCGTATGAGGAAGCAAGTCAAAAGAAAAGAGAGCTAGCAGACCAAATACTTGAAAAACAAGGAATAACGAAAAAAGCTGGACTGATGGAGCTTTTAGATTTTTTAGAAGCAGAAGGCATTTCTAAGGCAGTAGCTACTTCTAGCACTAGAGAAAAGGCTTTAGCTTATTTAAGCTTAGGTGGTGTAAAGGAACGCTTTGATCATATTGTATGTGGCTCAGATGTAGTGGAATCTAAACCTAACCCTGAGATTTTTCAAGTAGCGGCTCAGGCATTACAAAAAATACCTGAGAAGTGTATGGTTTTAGAAGATTCTAAAATGGGAATTAAAGCAGCTAAAGCAGCCGGGATGTATGGTGTTTTAATCCCTGACTTAGTCAAAGCTGATGATGAAATGAGGGAAGATGCAAGCTTTATTTTATCAAGTCTTCATGAAGTGATTGATTTAATTAAAAGCGAAAAGCAAGTAGTGAAATAA
- a CDS encoding cation:proton antiporter, giving the protein MSYHYLLDLAIILMSTKILGLVTKKFHMPQVVGALLAGLILGPAMLNIIQETEFIKQTAELGVIALMFAAGLETDIKEMKKTGKASIIIALFGVIIPLLGGLAVAALLNTKEFAVPETPMILQNIFVGIILTATSVSITVETLKEMGKLSTSVGNAILGAALIDDILGIIALTLITSLADTSVNVGIVLLKIALFFVFSGIIGFGFYRFFRKWTMKDDEDRRRYVIIAFVFCLLLAYIAEEVFGVADITGAFLAGLIISNTIKRDYISHRFETMSYLLLSPVFFASIGLTVEIEQMSIQLMIFAGALLIVAILTKIIGCGIGAKFCGYSGKEALQIGTGMISRGEVALIVASKGASLGLLSTVLFGPIVIMVVVTTILTPILLKMVFKNSEVENRTTEKKTVKVA; this is encoded by the coding sequence ATGTCATATCATTACTTACTTGACTTAGCCATTATTTTAATGAGTACTAAAATATTAGGCTTAGTTACTAAAAAATTTCATATGCCACAAGTGGTTGGAGCACTTTTAGCAGGACTTATATTAGGACCAGCTATGCTCAATATAATACAAGAAACAGAATTTATTAAGCAAACGGCAGAATTAGGGGTAATTGCCCTTATGTTTGCAGCAGGTCTTGAAACAGATATTAAAGAAATGAAAAAGACAGGTAAAGCTTCTATTATTATCGCGTTATTTGGTGTAATCATACCGCTTCTAGGCGGACTTGCTGTGGCAGCACTTTTAAATACAAAGGAGTTTGCTGTACCAGAAACACCTATGATTTTACAAAATATTTTTGTAGGGATTATTTTAACAGCTACCTCTGTAAGTATTACTGTAGAAACACTAAAGGAGATGGGTAAACTTTCTACATCAGTAGGAAATGCTATTTTAGGAGCAGCTTTAATTGATGATATACTAGGGATTATTGCACTAACTTTAATTACAAGTTTAGCAGATACAAGTGTTAATGTAGGAATTGTATTATTAAAAATTGCTTTATTCTTTGTATTTTCAGGAATTATTGGTTTTGGATTCTATAGATTCTTTAGAAAATGGACTATGAAAGATGATGAAGACCGTCGCCGTTATGTCATTATTGCTTTTGTATTTTGCTTACTTTTAGCGTATATTGCAGAAGAAGTGTTTGGTGTGGCTGATATTACAGGTGCTTTTCTAGCAGGACTTATTATTTCTAATACAATAAAAAGAGATTATATTAGTCATCGTTTTGAAACCATGTCTTATTTACTTCTTTCACCGGTATTCTTTGCTAGTATTGGCTTAACAGTAGAAATAGAGCAAATGTCAATACAACTCATGATCTTTGCAGGAGCATTATTAATAGTGGCTATTTTAACAAAGATTATAGGATGTGGTATAGGTGCTAAATTTTGTGGCTATTCAGGTAAGGAGGCTCTACAAATAGGTACTGGAATGATTTCAAGGGGTGAGGTAGCCCTGATTGTAGCAAGTAAGGGAGCTAGCCTAGGTTTGTTAAGTACGGTACTATTTGGACCTATTGTTATTATGGTAGTTGTAACTACTATCTTAACCCCTATTTTGCTTAAAATGGTTTTTAAAAACTCAGAAGTTGAAAATAGAACGACTGAAAAAAAGACAGTAAAAGTTGCTTAA
- a CDS encoding ABC transporter permease, producing the protein MKQLLLLEMKKNNFKQIVMGGLLTSGILLIYLIMSGVLMEGSYKDYTSYFSNVIAYNKIVFTIFAGLLIIRMFSEEINSKSISILFTYPLSRKRLLVVKVILVISVTMPLMFLSMLFHFIVLAILNLALGFAQGSMSISFFVSYIVASLLHSAFASLAALIPLMCDVKWISSQKTLIGSAVLAIFLYSIKGSSLFGIALILVVLAAGLGILLTRRAIAVVVDMDIM; encoded by the coding sequence ATGAAACAGTTATTATTGCTAGAAATGAAAAAAAATAATTTCAAGCAAATTGTAATGGGAGGGCTATTAACAAGTGGTATTTTATTAATTTATTTAATTATGTCAGGGGTATTAATGGAGGGAAGCTATAAGGATTATACAAGTTATTTCTCCAATGTTATTGCTTATAATAAAATTGTTTTTACTATTTTTGCAGGACTATTAATCATCCGTATGTTTAGTGAAGAAATAAATAGTAAGTCAATTAGTATTTTATTTACTTATCCACTTTCTCGTAAACGTTTGCTAGTAGTAAAAGTTATTCTTGTTATAAGTGTAACCATGCCTCTCATGTTTTTGAGTATGCTATTTCATTTTATTGTGCTTGCTATTTTAAACCTAGCATTAGGTTTTGCTCAAGGGAGTATGAGTATAAGTTTTTTTGTAAGCTATATAGTAGCTAGTCTGCTTCATAGTGCTTTTGCAAGTTTGGCAGCATTAATACCATTGATGTGTGATGTTAAATGGATTTCTTCTCAAAAAACCTTAATTGGTTCGGCTGTATTAGCCATTTTTCTTTATAGTATTAAGGGAAGTAGTTTATTTGGTATAGCACTTATTTTGGTTGTTTTAGCTGCAGGCTTGGGTATACTTTTAACCAGACGAGCCATTGCTGTTGTAGTGGATATGGATATTATGTAA
- a CDS encoding single-stranded DNA-binding protein → MNQVNLMGNVTRDLELKESATHHKYVQFVLAVNPIGSKDRSADFINMVAFGTQAERLSSYVQKGTKLAVSGHLASESYVNKDGAQRTSTNVVIETFELVGKNKSKVKEEAVEA, encoded by the coding sequence ATGAATCAAGTGAATTTAATGGGCAATGTTACTAGGGATTTAGAACTTAAAGAATCTGCAACACATCATAAATATGTACAATTTGTTTTAGCAGTGAATCCAATAGGAAGCAAGGATAGATCAGCAGACTTTATTAATATGGTAGCCTTCGGTACACAAGCTGAACGTCTATCCAGTTATGTGCAAAAGGGTACCAAATTAGCTGTATCAGGCCATTTAGCAAGTGAATCATATGTTAATAAGGATGGCGCTCAAAGGACAAGCACTAATGTGGTTATAGAAACCTTTGAACTTGTGGGTAAAAACAAGTCTAAAGTAAAAGAAGAAGCCGTAGAAGCTTAA
- a CDS encoding glycosyltransferase family 2 protein, with translation MELEGLKEVLTGVVLVYTLCSVGIAGLFTIMAYYHFKKYRHYKAFKQVLVVEKGENIPVSIIVPAYNEAITITSTIRSLLASTYQQYEIIIVDDGSTDDTLRVLVEAFQMKKIFKPTLKAIETQPVIEVYGSEQEGVNLILIHKENGGKADCLNAGINYAQYDIFVGIDADCILQKDALKELIVPFIENKQTLAVGGNIKIANDVTFKEGEIVAKQKPKNLLVGFQMLEYKRAFLTSRIGWDFMNMNLIISGAFGAFQKSAVIEVGGYKTKTIGEDMELVMRLHSHFLKENRPYVIKQVVDATCYTQAPDTIRGLGTQRKRWQKGLIQSLFSHPQLFLSWRWFGAKLYYILFELISPLIEIFGIVSLVVLSVLGLVDTIYVLKLYVFLLVANAFVSIAALLLEVYAFKEKNNEKVIGKLILLSLIETMGYRQILSFYRLLGFLGHRKNGHKWGEIKRKAIKEL, from the coding sequence ATGGAATTAGAAGGTTTAAAAGAAGTATTAACAGGTGTTGTATTAGTTTATACACTTTGTAGTGTAGGAATAGCCGGTTTATTTACCATTATGGCCTATTATCATTTTAAAAAGTATAGACATTACAAAGCCTTTAAACAAGTATTGGTTGTAGAAAAGGGAGAAAACATACCAGTTTCTATTATTGTACCTGCTTATAATGAAGCTATTACAATTACATCAACTATACGTTCACTATTAGCATCAACCTATCAGCAGTATGAAATTATTATAGTAGATGATGGATCTACAGACGATACCTTAAGGGTGTTAGTTGAAGCTTTTCAGATGAAAAAAATTTTTAAACCTACTTTAAAAGCTATAGAAACACAGCCTGTTATTGAAGTTTATGGAAGTGAGCAAGAAGGTGTTAACCTCATTTTAATTCATAAAGAAAATGGGGGAAAAGCAGATTGCTTAAATGCAGGGATTAACTATGCTCAGTATGATATATTTGTAGGTATTGATGCAGATTGTATTTTACAAAAAGATGCTTTAAAAGAACTCATAGTACCGTTTATTGAAAACAAACAAACATTAGCAGTAGGTGGCAATATTAAGATTGCTAATGATGTTACTTTTAAAGAAGGAGAAATCGTAGCTAAGCAGAAACCAAAGAACTTATTAGTTGGTTTTCAAATGCTAGAGTACAAAAGAGCTTTTTTAACAAGTCGTATAGGATGGGACTTTATGAATATGAATCTCATTATTTCAGGGGCATTTGGTGCTTTTCAAAAATCAGCCGTTATTGAAGTGGGTGGGTATAAAACAAAGACTATAGGTGAAGATATGGAGCTAGTCATGAGGCTCCATAGCCATTTTCTAAAAGAAAATAGGCCATACGTAATCAAACAAGTAGTAGATGCTACCTGCTACACACAAGCGCCAGATACCATAAGAGGTTTAGGAACTCAACGAAAGAGGTGGCAAAAGGGCTTGATACAAAGTTTATTTTCCCATCCACAGCTGTTTTTAAGTTGGCGTTGGTTTGGAGCAAAGCTTTATTACATTTTATTTGAACTTATTTCGCCCCTTATAGAAATCTTTGGTATCGTTTCTTTAGTGGTATTAAGCGTATTAGGTTTAGTTGATACCATTTATGTGTTAAAACTGTATGTTTTTTTATTAGTTGCTAATGCTTTTGTGTCTATAGCAGCACTATTATTAGAAGTGTATGCTTTTAAAGAAAAAAACAATGAAAAAGTTATAGGTAAACTCATACTTTTATCTTTAATTGAAACAATGGGTTATCGACAAATTTTAAGCTTTTACCGCTTATTAGGCTTTTTAGGGCATAGGAAAAATGGACATAAATGGGGAGAAATAAAAAGAAAAGCAATTAAGGAACTTTAA
- a CDS encoding ABC transporter ATP-binding protein translates to MEIITTNDLCKRIGDKQIIDHVSIHVKQGEIYGFLGPNGAGKTTLMRMLLHLVKADSGSIQLFGEEISEMQPRLLRRIGNMIEYPIFYNHLTVKENLELQCSYMEIEAEESVANALKLVRLQGMANEKVSQFSAGMRQRLGIARALVHRPELLILDEPVNGLDPIGIKDIRELLKFLCREQGITILISSHILSEIELIADTIGCIKGGQLLEEVALADIKANEQTSLEEHFLNVLSRG, encoded by the coding sequence GTGGAGATTATTACCACCAATGATTTATGTAAGCGTATAGGAGACAAACAAATTATAGACCATGTGAGTATTCATGTGAAACAAGGAGAAATATATGGTTTTCTAGGGCCTAATGGGGCAGGTAAAACAACGCTTATGAGGATGCTATTACATTTAGTAAAAGCAGATAGTGGAAGCATTCAGCTTTTTGGAGAAGAAATTAGTGAAATGCAGCCACGTTTGTTACGTCGCATAGGAAATATGATAGAGTATCCTATTTTTTATAATCATCTTACAGTAAAAGAGAACCTAGAACTCCAATGTAGCTACATGGAAATTGAGGCTGAAGAAAGTGTGGCCAATGCCTTAAAACTTGTACGTTTACAAGGTATGGCAAATGAAAAAGTAAGTCAGTTTTCAGCAGGAATGAGGCAACGCCTAGGCATTGCTAGAGCACTAGTTCATCGTCCAGAACTTCTTATTTTAGATGAACCTGTTAATGGCCTTGATCCTATAGGTATTAAAGATATCAGAGAGTTGCTTAAATTCTTGTGTAGAGAACAGGGAATCACCATTTTAATCTCAAGCCACATTTTATCAGAGATTGAGTTAATAGCAGATACCATTGGTTGCATTAAAGGCGGGCAGTTATTAGAAGAAGTAGCACTAGCAGATATTAAAGCAAATGAGCAGACATCCTTGGAAGAACACTTTTTGAATGTATTATCAAGGGGGTAG